TTTGTCCGTCTTCTCGCTTTTGAATAAGCTGTGGCGGGTTATCCCTGAATTCTAAACTGCCTGCTAAGTTTTTGGTTTCTAAAACGACGCCGTAATGGGGTGTTTTCAATAAGTGGTCAATTTGAAAGAAAGTGATAAATCGTGGAAAATGTTATTTCTGAATGGAAACCGATACCTTCCAAGAACATCTGCCACCTGCTGCTCACCGCCAATTCCAGCCTCAAGGATGGATTGTTTTGATGCAATCACAGAAATCATTGGATGTTTGGCAGGCAGCCTGCTTTGGGCAGCAATTAAGCCCATTAATGTAAGTGAGTCAGAACGCTCTTTCATTTTTCACCTCCAAATGTATCCTAGCACATCCTCCCCCTTAAATATATAAACTTCATAATTTTGTAAAAATTATAGCTTGTCTGGCGTTGACCAGATGAGTCAATTGGAGTACACTGTGATTGACTGATGTGGTCAACGGTAAGTGGAAAGGGGCCAAACAGCATGTTTTCAAAGTTTTTAAGCCTGGATTCGGAAAAGCAGGATCGAATAATCAACGCAGCAATTAAGGAATTTGCCCAAAAGGGGTATGATAACGCATCAACAAATGAAATGGTGAAAGAAGCTGGCATTTCAAAGGGTCTGCTCTTTCATTATTTTAAAAATAAAAAGCAGTTATTCTTCTTTCTATTTGATTATTGTTACAACCTGGTGGCGGATGAATTTTATAAAAAGGTTGATTTAACCGAAAGAGACTTTTTTAAAAGAATTCGCCAGGCAGTGCTCATCAAAATGGACCTGCAGCAACAATATCCAGATATCTTAACATTTATCCAAGAAGCCTTTATGCAAGACTCACCGGAAATAAAAGACGAATTTGATAAAAAGAAACTGGAACTTAACGCGATAAATATAGGGATCATCTATGATGGAATCGATCTCTCGAAATTTAGGGATGACGTCGATGTTCAAAAAATATTAAAGGTCATTTCATGGACCTTTGAAAAAATGAGTGATGAGGAGCTCCATAAAGCCAAAATGGTACCTAGTCACAAGATTGATTATGATAGGGTCTTTCTGGAAGCAGAAGAGTATTTTGAGCTTTTTATTAAATGCTTTTACAAATAAGGGGGCAGTGATGATGAATGTGATTGAGATTAAGAATCTTACAAAGACTTACGGCAAAGCAAGAGGAATCAGCGACATTAGCTTTTCTGTCGAGGAAGGTGAGATTTTTGGATTTATCGGACCGAATGGTGCGGGAAAATCGACGACCATTCGGACACTCCTCTCCCTTATTTATCCTACCAGTGGCAGTGCGACTATCTTTGGGAAAGACACTGTCCAATTTGCCCCGGTAATTAAAAAGGAAATTGGCTATTTGCCATCTGAAGTTTTTTATTACGACAATATGAAAGTCAAAGATCTATTAAACTATTCGGCTAGTTTTTATAAAAAGGATTGTAGTAAGAGAATCAAAGAATTGGCGGAAATTATGGATTTAGATCTCAATAAAAAAATTGACGATCTTTCACTGGGAAATAAAAAGAAGGTCGGGATTGTTCAAGGGCTGCTACATGAGCCAAAGCTGATTATTCTGGATGAACCGACGAGTGGATTAGACCCTCTTATGCAGCAAAAATTCTTTGAACTGCTTGAGGAAGAGAATAGAAAAGGTGCTACCATCCTATTTTCCTCTCATATCCTAAGCGAGGTTCAACGACTTTGTAATCGGGTTGCAATTATAAAAGAGGGAAAGATTGTTACCGTAGAAAAGATTAGTACATTGAAAGAAAATACCTATAAGAAGTTCAAAGTAGAAACAAAAGAAACCCTCACCCCCTATTACTTTAACCTACCTGGTGTAAATAAATTAGAGGTAAAGGGTAACCTAACGAGCTTTTTATTTAAAGGAAATATCAATGAAGTCATGAGGAAAATTGCGGAAATAGAGATTACAAATCTATGGATTGAAGAGCCTGATCTTGAGGAGATTTTTATGCACTATTACGAGAAGGAGGACTAGAGCCATGAATATCCTGCTTCATGAATTGAGAGCTTATCGAAAGTCTACTATGATCTGGACAATATCATTAATTGCCGTCGTAGCGCTGTTTATGTCGTTTTTCCCTTCTTTTACAAAGGATACAGAAGAATTTAGGAAGCTGCTTGAAGGGTATCCGGTTGCTCTAAGAGAAGCCTTCGGGATAAATCTCGATAATTTCTTTTCCATCCTTGGCTTCTATTGTTATGGGCTGTCGTTTGTTACGCTTTGCGGTGCGATTCAGGCAATGAATCTGGGAACCAGTATTGTCAGCAAAGAAGTCAGGGAAAAAACCGCTGACTTTCTATTAACAAAACCGGTTACACGTACCGAGGTGTTAACAAACAAATTATTGGCGGCACTGATCTCAATTATCATAACGAATATCGTTTATTTAGCAGCAGCGATCCTTCTCGCATACCAAGTAGCAACAGTAGACTTTAAGGTTAGCATTTTTATCCTGATTTCATTGACTGTATTTTTTGTGCAACTAATCTTTCTTGCATTAGGAATCATTACATCTGTCGTTGTTCAAAGGATAAAATCAGTGTTAACGGTGTCGCTTGCAACTGTTTTTGCCTTTTACTTTTTAGGAATGTTTAGTAGCACTTCTGGTGATGAAGTGAAACGATATCTATCACCCTTTAAATATTTTGATACTGCTTATATCATAGAGAAATCTGGTT
This genomic stretch from Neobacillus niacini harbors:
- a CDS encoding TetR/AcrR family transcriptional regulator encodes the protein MFSKFLSLDSEKQDRIINAAIKEFAQKGYDNASTNEMVKEAGISKGLLFHYFKNKKQLFFFLFDYCYNLVADEFYKKVDLTERDFFKRIRQAVLIKMDLQQQYPDILTFIQEAFMQDSPEIKDEFDKKKLELNAINIGIIYDGIDLSKFRDDVDVQKILKVISWTFEKMSDEELHKAKMVPSHKIDYDRVFLEAEEYFELFIKCFYK
- a CDS encoding ABC transporter permease subunit; this encodes MNILLHELRAYRKSTMIWTISLIAVVALFMSFFPSFTKDTEEFRKLLEGYPVALREAFGINLDNFFSILGFYCYGLSFVTLCGAIQAMNLGTSIVSKEVREKTADFLLTKPVTRTEVLTNKLLAALISIIITNIVYLAAAILLAYQVATVDFKVSIFILISLTVFFVQLIFLALGIITSVVVQRIKSVLTVSLATVFAFYFLGMFSSTSGDEVKRYLSPFKYFDTAYIIEKSGYEASFLIAGAAVIVVAISASFLIYAKKDIHSV
- a CDS encoding ABC transporter ATP-binding protein — encoded protein: MNVIEIKNLTKTYGKARGISDISFSVEEGEIFGFIGPNGAGKSTTIRTLLSLIYPTSGSATIFGKDTVQFAPVIKKEIGYLPSEVFYYDNMKVKDLLNYSASFYKKDCSKRIKELAEIMDLDLNKKIDDLSLGNKKKVGIVQGLLHEPKLIILDEPTSGLDPLMQQKFFELLEEENRKGATILFSSHILSEVQRLCNRVAIIKEGKIVTVEKISTLKENTYKKFKVETKETLTPYYFNLPGVNKLEVKGNLTSFLFKGNINEVMRKIAEIEITNLWIEEPDLEEIFMHYYEKED